A stretch of DNA from Nonlabens ponticola:
AGGCAGTACACGCAGTAGCTCGCAGCAAGTAGTAATATCTCTTGAACGCATGGATGCCATTGAAGAAGTTGATATTGCGAGTCGCACGATCACTGTGCAGGCTGGTGTGATTTTAGAAAAAATTCATGATGCGGTTGAAGAGCATAATTTGTTGTTCCCATTAAATTTTGGCGCACGTGGCAGTGCTCAAATGGGTGGTATTATTGCATCAAACGCTGGCGGTTTGAGAGTACTAAAATATGGTATGACCAGAGATCTAGTTCTAGGGATTGAAGCTGTCATGGCAGATGGTACCGTTATTAATTCATTAAAAAAGATAATTAAAAACAATTCAGGCTATGATCTCAAACAGCTGTTTGTAGGATCAGAAGGAACGCTGGGAATCGTGACGCGTGCCGTGTTAAAACTTGTTGAAGCGCCTAGTAGTCGCAATGCCGCGTTTCTTGCCGTCGATGGTTACAAGGATGTCGTCAGACTACTCAAATTTTTTGACGCACATCTCGCAGGTAAACTAAGCGGCTTTGAATTGATTTGGGCAAATGCCTATAAGCAAATGACGAGTACTAGTGACGCCGTGCGGCCACCATTACCTTATGATTACCGCTATTACATCCTTATAGAGTCACTGGGAAGCAACTATGAAAGAGATCAAGCAGAATTTCAAGCAGTACTTGAAACAGCCATTGTTCAAGAATTAGCGCTTGATGCTGTGATGGCGCAATCACCTAGCGATGTGGAATGGTTTTTTAGAATACGAGAAGATGTTAATAATCTGACTGATGGCATGACGCACGACCAGCATTTTGACATTAGCCTACCAGTATCCTTAATAGGAAAGTACATTGAAGAATGTTATGACAAACTATCCACAGTAAATGGTGTGGAACAGATCTATGCCTTTGGCCATGTTGCTGATGGTAATATTCATTTTATGATAGGCAAAGAATCACTGGACGAGAACCTCAAGCTCCAGATTAATGACATCATTTACAACGGATTACAAGACATTGGTGGATCTGTAAGTGCAGAGCATGGTATCGGTATCGATAAGAAAGCGTACTTACAAATAAGTCGTACTCCTCAAGAGATTGAGCTGATGAGAGCGTTAAAGCGTAGTCTAGATCCTAATAACATTCTTAACCCTAGAAGGATTATCGACCTTTAAATCTTAAGAATAAAAAAAGGCAAGAACTTAAGCTCTTGCCTCTCTTCTTTTCATATTCAATGAAACTTATTTCTTGATCAATTTGATAGTTGTTGATCCAGCTGCAGTATTCACTTTAGCCAAATAAACACCTTGAGCAAGACCAGTATTATCGATACGTGCAACATTAGTCTCAACATCAAGACTTGAAACTTTATTACCTAGCAAAGAGTACACCTCTATTGATTGGATATCGTTGTTATCGCTTGTTATATTCCACTCGCTTGAAGATGGGTTGGGATACACCTTAAATCCTGCCGCTGCTATATCATTATTACTCGCTGTGCTTTGAGTTGAGAAAAACAAGTTATCTACATAAACTAGAGCAGATCCAGATGGATCACCGGCAATAATAATTTGATTGATGTCTGAAAAGTTATCCATACCTGCTTCTTCAAAATCAGATAAAGGAATGCTGACTGAATTCCATTCATTTAGGACAGGTGTTAAAGTCACTGTCGCCTCTGTATTGTTGGAGCCATCATCAAATCCATCGCCCTTAAAATCCACCAACTTAAAGGCAAATGAAGTCATGTTAGGAGTCCATATATCAAAGTTTACAAATTGCATTCCTGCAGCTTCTAGATCGATTGCATTATCATCCAAGGTTTCAATACCAACAAATGTTAATGAAGAATATTTCAAAGTTGGGTTTGTCGCGATTTCTACCTGCTCAAAGTCTGCTTGACTAAATCCTGCTCTAAAAGTATTTACCGGCACATCATCGTACGCATCACTGAAGAGCGAGATTACATTATCAGAATCTGCAGTAGGTGCAGGTGCAGCCTCACTAGGTTCTGGATCTGGAACTACTGATCCACCATCGCCACCACCAGCAATATCATCAATAAAATAAGTGTTGCTGGTTGTAGCATTAAAGTCTGTAAAAAGAACAATTCTTGAGTACTTGTCCAGATTTACTTCTTGCTCCTGTGGGCATCCACCACAAAAAGGAAACGCGTTGCCAGCATTTGCGAAGTCTAGAGAAAATTCTTGCCACTCACCATTTTGAGTCGCGGTAAATGGAACTTCAACAGCTGGAGAACCATCTGATGATCCAGCAAATTGTAATAGTCCTGGCATATCTGCCTCTACGGGATTCCAAAATCTGAAGGTGATAACAGTTTCATCGCCAGAAAAATCTACAAATTGGGCCAACTCCAGTTGAACATTGTCAAACTGTCCACCACCACCTATGATCTCACCTACAGGATTGTCTTGATCCACAGGTCCTGGTACAATATTAAATACAGATCCAGCATCAGTAAATTCATCCTCAGGAACCGAGAAGTCGATAGGAAGAACTTGCCCAAAGCAAAGTCCAGTTGCTAGCAAACTAGCTAAAAGAGTAATTTTTTTCATGATTAAATATTTAGAGTTATTGTATTAGTATGTAATCGTTTGTAATTATTGAATTAATAAGAAATTGGTGCCCAATTGAGTCTTTGAAGAACCGCCTATCCAAACGTTGAATGTGCCGTCTTCAACAATCCAATTGCCATTATTATCATAAAATCCTAGCTCATCTTTATCTAAAGTGAATGAAAGTTGCTTACTCTCACCTGGCTTCAAGGTGATTTTTTCAAATCCTTTTAGTTCTCTAATAGGTCTAATAACCGATGCAAACTCATCCTGAATGTAAAGTTGAGCAATCTCAGTTCCTGCAACGTCGCCAGTATTTTTTAAAGTTGCCATCACCGTTATTTTACCGTTGCTTGAATAATCGTTTAGCAACTTTATATCATTGTACTCAAAAGTTGTATAGCTAAGACCATGACCAAAAACGTACAATGGATCATTAGGCGCATCTTGATAATGCGACCAGAAAACCACGTCCTTGCCTGGCAATACTGGTCTACCAGTATTTTTGCGATTATAATATATAGGTGCTTGCCCTACATTCACTGGAAAACTCATAGGCAGTTTTCCTGATGGATTGTAATCTCCATAAAGTACTTGAGCGATAGCATTACCAGATTGATTACCTAACTGCCAAGCTTCTAGGATAGCTGGTACATTTTCATCGGCCCATGATAATACCAATGGACGACCACTCGCGACGACTAAAACCACATCCTCATTAACCGCTTGAACTTGCTCTAGAAATTCTTGTTGTAATCCTGGTAGATCTAGTTGAGTTCTACTGCGACCTTCACCGCTTTGATAGCCATGTTCTCCTAGCATCATCACGACGACATCTGCATTTTTTGCAGCCTTGAGCGCCGCGGCAGTTCCTGTGGTATCTGTTTCGTTGTATTGCACTTCCATCGCAAATGCGACGTCTTCTGTCACGAACCTTGGTCCACGTTCAAAAGTCACTTGGTTTCCCTTATAACTTTTAAATCCTTCAACGAGACTGACCGCTGTGTTATCAATAGCTCCAATACGCCAGCTACCAAGGACACTATTTTTATCAAAAGCGAGATCACCTAAAACTGCTATTTTTTGACCTGATTTTTTAAGTGGTAGTATGTTTTTATCATTCTTTAAAAGAACCATAGACTTCAACGCCATATCTAACGCGCCGTCCATCATCTCGTCGCTTCCAGTAACCGTTTTTTCTAGCTGCTCATTGCAATATTTGTAGGGATCATCAAATAGGCCTAATTCAAATTTTACCTTAAGAATACGACGTGCGGCATCATCGATTAGTGCCTCATCAACTTTACCTTCCTTAACTAATTCTTCTAGATGAGATTTATAAGCATAGGATTCCATATCCATATCACTACCGGCATTTACTGCTAGCCTCGCAGCATCTTTATTATCACGTGCATAATTATGAGCAATCATCTCCTTTATAGAACCCCAATCTGATACTACAAATCCGTTATAGTCCCATTGATCTTTGAGGATATCGCGCAATAAAAACTCGTTTGCCGTGGCAGGAATCCCATTTAGATCGTTAAAACTATTCATAAAGGTTCTTGCGCCGGCTTCTGCTGCTGCTTTGAATGGTGGCAAAACAATGTTGTATAGCGTTGATGTGCCAACGTCGGCCGTATTATAATCGCGACCAGCCTCTGCAAAGCCGTAAGCCGCAAAGTGTTTTGCACATGCTGCAATGGTAAACTGATCTGCCAAGTCCTCACCTTGAAATCCATTCACTCTTGCGGTAGCAATCTTGCTTCCTAAGTAAGGATCTTCACCAGCACCTTCCATCACGCGACCCCAGCGAGCATCTCTTGATATATCTACATTAGGGGCGAACGTCCAATTAAGACCAGCTACTGCCGCTTCCTTTGCTGCTAATCTTGATGCTTCTTGAATTGCTTCCAAATCCCAGCTTGCAGCCTCTGCTAAAGGAATAGGGCCCATGGTTTGATAACCGTGGATAACATCAAACCCAAAAATTAATGGTATGCCCAATCTGCTTTCCTCAACGGCTACTTTTTGAACCGCCCTTACATTCTTCACGCCACGTACATTGAGCATAGAACCTACCATACCATCACGGATATCTTGATACTTTGCAGATGCATCGCCCTGATCGGGAACAGGACCTGTAAAGTCCATGAATCCATTGTACTGATTCATTTGACCTATCTTCTCTTTCAAGGTCATCAATTGCATCACAGAATCTACCCGCAAATCCAGTGCTGATTTTGCTTTATAGCTTATTGATAAGTTGCTGGTTGGTGACTTGACAACAGTCTTATCACTACAGGAAACTAACGCCGCTGTCAACGCTAGAAAACCAAAAAGGTATTTCTTCATTTCCTAGATTTATTGGTAAACTCTTATGTAATCAACCTCCATCGTACTTTCAGTAAATGCAGGATCAATATCTCCTCCAAAATTTCCACCCATCGCAATATTCATGATGATAAAAAAGTCTTTGTTGAAAGGAACCGCATCTGAATTTGCAACTTGATGAATTAATTCACCATCTACAAAAAACCTGATAGTGTCCTCATTCCAGATGGTACGGTACGTATGAAATTCTGAAGATGCGTTTTCGATTTCTATCTCACCACCATCTGCATTGCCGCCTGAAGCGCCCGGTCTATGCACAGTAGCATAAATTGTATTTTGAGTATTACCTATGTGTTCCATGTAATCGATCTCACCTGCAGCTGGCCATGGGTTGGTCTGATAATCTGCTCCTAGAGACCAAATGGCTGGCCATGTGCCACCACCTTCTGGTAGTTTGGCGCTAAATTCTATTGTACCATATTGGAATTCAAAAAGACCTTCTGTTTTGATACGTGATGATGTATATGATCTACCACCAAAGTCCTCATCTCGAGCCGTAATTTTCAATGTACCATTTGAAACTTCTATATTTTCAGTTCGATCAGTATAGAATTGCTGCTCGTTGTTTCCCCAACCATCGGAACCTGTTCCCGTATCAAAAGTCCAGTTGGCAGGATTAGGCGCACCATCAACATCAAACTCATCAGACCATACCAAGGTGCCTTCTGGCTCTCCTGAACCATCGCTGTTATCGTCACCACCTTGTTCTGCATTGGGATCATCCGTCGAGAACGTATGATACCATGCAAGATCTCCATTCATGATCCCACGTACCACCATTCTATTCTCGGTTAATTCAAGAATGTCATACACGCTAGTATTAATGTAATAACTCATAAAACCATCATCACTAAAAGTCATAGTAGTTCCTCGTTTCTCGCTGTCTGGAACAATAGATTCTGATGGACTTAGAGTAACATTCTTTACGCCATCAGTATCAAAATCATAGCAGAAGTCAAATCCATTACTACCACCAACGACCGATTCAAATGCGCCGTTGAAATAAGTTTGACCAAAATTGTTCAATTGATAAACTAATTCCTCATCGTCATTTAAGCTAAAAACTAACTGATCTTCATAAAGACATAAGCTCTCGTCAGCTCCATTTTTTTCAAAAGGTGCCGCTTGATAGAATTGTGGGAAATTATTGTTTCCATCTGTAGGGTCACCATTGTTAGGTCCAACTCCTAGATGTCCAGGTTCAGCTGCTGCCCAATACCATATTTTTGAGGAGCCGCCAGTCAATAATTGTTTAGCATCGTTGTCTTCAAAAGCACTGAAAACTGTTACTTGAGTTGTTTGTGAAGTGGCTGCGCCACCAGTTCCTGTAGCCGTAACAGTTACAGTATATGTATTTACACCTTGCTGGACATATCTATGTTCTAAATCACCATCTGATGAAAAAGAAGAGCGAGAGTCACCGAAACTATAAGTGTAATTCAAGGCGTTAGATGCATTTGCACTAAAGGTTACCACACCTGTACCATCACCATTAGGATTTTCATCATCTTCTCCTTGTACCTCAAATGACACGGATAAATCAGATGGTGCAACTACTGGCCCAAACTCTGTGTCATCATCCTGACAACCCAAAATGGTTACCGCAATAACCAGGAACCACCCTATTTTATTAAACATTTTCATAGCTGTAATTTTTTAATTTGATAGTATTATTTCGTCAAAGTAGTATTCAAGATCCTGACCAATACCACCGTTACCAAAATCAAAGAATACAACTACCTTAGAATATTCTCTAGATAAATCCTGGGCACTGAAATCATAGACTAATTCTTCCCATTGATTGGCCACAGTATTCGTCACATCAATTTCTGTGCTTATATCAGGATTAGATTCATTCTCTAATTTTAATTTGATGGTGATACCGCTGACTGGTGCATATGTTTTCATTCTGATTTTAGTTTGCGACTGAAAATCAATAGGATCAGAAAGTGTGATAAAAGACCCTGCAAAGAATTCTGCACTAGCAGATTTTACACTACGTGCCACGGTGTCAGATGAATTAACGTCGTCTGCATCTGGATTTGAAGCAATGGATGTTGATGCACCACCGAAATCTACAAAGCTGTATGACTGCGAACTATCCTCAAAACTTAATGGTAAATCCAAAGGGTTTGAACCATCAGATTCTCTAATGTTATCAAAGTAGTAGCGGTCGCCTTGACCGTCTGTCAAGAAGTCAAAAAAGATGATCACACGTTGATAGTCTACTGACGTATCGATACCCGTAAAATCAAATGTCAATGTCTCCCATTCACCAGGTGTAGCAGATGTTACCGCGGTAACTTCTCTATTTCTACTAGCATCATCTAGATTCTCAACCTTAAGATTAACCACAGATCCTGCTTTTGGGGAAAGAACGTCCACCTGAATTTGTGAAAAGTCATCAAAGTTGATGGCCTGCTCTAGATCTATAAATGCACCTGCAAAAGATTGCGCACCATTTACTTTAAGGGTAGTTGCTACTATAGGTGATATATTAATTCCTGTCGTCTGTGGATTATCAACGACCGTAGTAGGTGCACCGCCGAACTCTATAAAGTTGTACTCTATAACAGGAGATTCAAACGTTAATGGTAAGCGTAGCAATTCTGCCTGTTGATTGGTTTGTTCTATATCATCAAAGAAATAGGTTGTTCCATCACCTGTGTTGCCTAAATCAAAGAAGATGATCAACTTAGAGTATTCTTGAGTTAGGTCTGCATCGCCAAAGTCAAATAATAAGGTTTCCCATTCATCTGTATCACCTGATGTTACGGCACTAACCTCGGCAGCGATGTCGCTGTTTGTGGCGTTCTCTAATTTTAAGGTGACAAATGTATTAGGTCTAGGAGAACGCACTTTCATTTTGATCTTTTCGAACGTCGAAAAATCTATTGGTGCTCCTAATTCTATGACGGTACCAGCAAAGGTCTCTGCTCCATCAGTCTTTATCGTTTGTGCTACATTTTCACTCTCGTTACCATCATTGTCTGGGTTGTCCACTTTCGCGGAAGCGGCACCACCAAAATCACCGAAGGTATATTCAATCGTATCGGACTCAAAATCGATAGGTAACAAGACTGGATCGACGATCTCAACCTCAATAGTTTGTGTAGTTGTGGCTTCTCCACCACTAAAAGCTGTAACTGTAATCTCATAAATTCCTGTTGACTCGTACTCATAACTCGCAACTCCATCCAGTGCTAACTCTTGCGGCTCTTCATCATCGTCTTCACCAAAAGTTACCTCAAACATGGTAGCAAAATCTGCTGACGCGCTCACATCCACAGCAAATGAATTGCTAGGATCTGGAGTTACCTCAATCTCTAGATTTTCTGGCGCACGGAATGAGACCATTAAATCCTTAGTAACCTCAGTTTGTTTACCGTTGACTCCTGTCGCTATGACTCTTACCTGATAATTGCCCTCATCATAGGTATATTGGGTACTCTCACCTAATGCTAATTGTGCACTATCCTCTTCATTACCATCGCCGTAGAATACCTCAAATGTAGTAGCGCCTTGTGCCGTAGGCGTTATTGTCACCAGACCTGTATTGTCTTGAGTGATTTTGAAGGTGAGATCAACATTTTGCGGTGCTGCGATCGCATCTACCTCATCCTGAATATCGTCCTCTTCACAAGCGATCATAGCAAATGCCGCAAACAAGAAGTAAATAAATCTATTTTTCATTTTTAGTATTTTTCTTTTTTAATAGCCAGGATTTTGTTCCCATCGATTACCTGCTAATACGATTTCTTCTAATGGGATAGGAAATAGCTCGTTCTTACCAGATGTGAAACCATCAATTTCTTGAGCGGCACGACCCGTGCGTACCAAGTCAAAGAAATGATGACCTTCTCCAACTAGCTCCAGTCGTCGCTCACGGTAAATCGCGTCTCTAAGTGGCGTTCCCGAGCTTTCTATGTTATCAAGCCCTGCACGCTCGCGTACTTGATTCAAATAATCTCTTGCTTGACCATCATCACGACCTGATCTATTTAGAGCTTCTGCAGCCATCAGAAGAACATCTGCATATCTAATAGCTCGATAGTTATTAGGGTTGGTAAGATTTTGATCTCCTGTATTTAAGTCACCTTCACGAGCGATATACTTTCTATTGTAGTAACCGGTATGCTCAAAGCCTACACTGAATGTTGCATCAAACTCATCTGCATGTTCATCAATATCTAATATTGCGACATCACGACGTACGTCATCATCGTCAAACTCATCGTAGGTTTCTTGTGTAGGCACATTAAAACTAAAGCCTGAATCAAATACGCGATCTTCAGGGTCTGCATAGCTTAAGTTCCTCACGCCGTTGAAACCTACCGCAATATTTCCTTCACTACATTGTAAACAGCCAAAGCCAGCACCTTCAATATCAGAATACTGAATCTCAAATACCGATTCTTCATTATTTTCATTGTCATTCTCAAAGATGGTTGAGTAATCCTCTACCAGCTCGTACTCACCAGAGTCAATCAAATCCACCAGAACGTCTGCCGCTTGATCAAATTGATCTTGATATAAGTACGCCTTGCCTAGCAATGCTTGAGCTGCGCCTTTTGAAATCCTGCCTTCCTGAGAAACTTCATAATCTAAATTATCAACAGCAAAAATCAGATCTTGCTCAATGAGATCATAAACCTCTTCTTGCGGTGTTCTATCGATTTCAAATTGATCACCAAATAAGAGTCTTCTATCTATTGCCAATGGGATGTCTCCAAAAAATTTAGTCAATTCAAAA
This window harbors:
- the bglX gene encoding beta-glucosidase BglX, encoding MKKYLFGFLALTAALVSCSDKTVVKSPTSNLSISYKAKSALDLRVDSVMQLMTLKEKIGQMNQYNGFMDFTGPVPDQGDASAKYQDIRDGMVGSMLNVRGVKNVRAVQKVAVEESRLGIPLIFGFDVIHGYQTMGPIPLAEAASWDLEAIQEASRLAAKEAAVAGLNWTFAPNVDISRDARWGRVMEGAGEDPYLGSKIATARVNGFQGEDLADQFTIAACAKHFAAYGFAEAGRDYNTADVGTSTLYNIVLPPFKAAAEAGARTFMNSFNDLNGIPATANEFLLRDILKDQWDYNGFVVSDWGSIKEMIAHNYARDNKDAARLAVNAGSDMDMESYAYKSHLEELVKEGKVDEALIDDAARRILKVKFELGLFDDPYKYCNEQLEKTVTGSDEMMDGALDMALKSMVLLKNDKNILPLKKSGQKIAVLGDLAFDKNSVLGSWRIGAIDNTAVSLVEGFKSYKGNQVTFERGPRFVTEDVAFAMEVQYNETDTTGTAAALKAAKNADVVVMMLGEHGYQSGEGRSRTQLDLPGLQQEFLEQVQAVNEDVVLVVASGRPLVLSWADENVPAILEAWQLGNQSGNAIAQVLYGDYNPSGKLPMSFPVNVGQAPIYYNRKNTGRPVLPGKDVVFWSHYQDAPNDPLYVFGHGLSYTTFEYNDIKLLNDYSSNGKITVMATLKNTGDVAGTEIAQLYIQDEFASVIRPIRELKGFEKITLKPGESKQLSFTLDKDELGFYDNNGNWIVEDGTFNVWIGGSSKTQLGTNFLLIQ
- a CDS encoding FAD-binding oxidoreductase — translated: MSDTLISNFQNILDGQRVLIGESLKQRYDHIWHMNTSLEALCLLLPQTTDEVSKILNLCNDHEQEVIIHGGLTNLVGSTRSSSQQVVISLERMDAIEEVDIASRTITVQAGVILEKIHDAVEEHNLLFPLNFGARGSAQMGGIIASNAGGLRVLKYGMTRDLVLGIEAVMADGTVINSLKKIIKNNSGYDLKQLFVGSEGTLGIVTRAVLKLVEAPSSRNAAFLAVDGYKDVVRLLKFFDAHLAGKLSGFELIWANAYKQMTSTSDAVRPPLPYDYRYYILIESLGSNYERDQAEFQAVLETAIVQELALDAVMAQSPSDVEWFFRIREDVNNLTDGMTHDQHFDISLPVSLIGKYIEECYDKLSTVNGVEQIYAFGHVADGNIHFMIGKESLDENLKLQINDIIYNGLQDIGGSVSAEHGIGIDKKAYLQISRTPQEIELMRALKRSLDPNNILNPRRIIDL
- a CDS encoding phage tail protein, which encodes MKNRFIYFLFAAFAMIACEEDDIQDEVDAIAAPQNVDLTFKITQDNTGLVTITPTAQGATTFEVFYGDGNEEDSAQLALGESTQYTYDEGNYQVRVIATGVNGKQTEVTKDLMVSFRAPENLEIEVTPDPSNSFAVDVSASADFATMFEVTFGEDDDEEPQELALDGVASYEYESTGIYEITVTAFSGGEATTTQTIEVEIVDPVLLPIDFESDTIEYTFGDFGGAASAKVDNPDNDGNESENVAQTIKTDGAETFAGTVIELGAPIDFSTFEKIKMKVRSPRPNTFVTLKLENATNSDIAAEVSAVTSGDTDEWETLLFDFGDADLTQEYSKLIIFFDLGNTGDGTTYFFDDIEQTNQQAELLRLPLTFESPVIEYNFIEFGGAPTTVVDNPQTTGINISPIVATTLKVNGAQSFAGAFIDLEQAINFDDFSQIQVDVLSPKAGSVVNLKVENLDDASRNREVTAVTSATPGEWETLTFDFTGIDTSVDYQRVIIFFDFLTDGQGDRYYFDNIRESDGSNPLDLPLSFEDSSQSYSFVDFGGASTSIASNPDADDVNSSDTVARSVKSASAEFFAGSFITLSDPIDFQSQTKIRMKTYAPVSGITIKLKLENESNPDISTEIDVTNTVANQWEELVYDFSAQDLSREYSKVVVFFDFGNGGIGQDLEYYFDEIILSN
- a CDS encoding glycoside hydrolase family 16 protein → MKMFNKIGWFLVIAVTILGCQDDDTEFGPVVAPSDLSVSFEVQGEDDENPNGDGTGVVTFSANASNALNYTYSFGDSRSSFSSDGDLEHRYVQQGVNTYTVTVTATGTGGAATSQTTQVTVFSAFEDNDAKQLLTGGSSKIWYWAAAEPGHLGVGPNNGDPTDGNNNFPQFYQAAPFEKNGADESLCLYEDQLVFSLNDDEELVYQLNNFGQTYFNGAFESVVGGSNGFDFCYDFDTDGVKNVTLSPSESIVPDSEKRGTTMTFSDDGFMSYYINTSVYDILELTENRMVVRGIMNGDLAWYHTFSTDDPNAEQGGDDNSDGSGEPEGTLVWSDEFDVDGAPNPANWTFDTGTGSDGWGNNEQQFYTDRTENIEVSNGTLKITARDEDFGGRSYTSSRIKTEGLFEFQYGTIEFSAKLPEGGGTWPAIWSLGADYQTNPWPAAGEIDYMEHIGNTQNTIYATVHRPGASGGNADGGEIEIENASSEFHTYRTIWNEDTIRFFVDGELIHQVANSDAVPFNKDFFIIMNIAMGGNFGGDIDPAFTESTMEVDYIRVYQ
- a CDS encoding RagB/SusD family nutrient uptake outer membrane protein, with the protein product MMKYRFLILFIAALGFAACEDDYLDVESQDENSEDFFNSEEDYQSALVAAYDQLQNTYINVMLGEIASNNTLAGGENANDVPGIQQIDDMIHTSTNEQLQQIWQWMYAGVNRANYILEFQDKTDFDGKEQVIAQARFLRAYYNFELTKFFGDIPLAIDRRLLFGDQFEIDRTPQEEVYDLIEQDLIFAVDNLDYEVSQEGRISKGAAQALLGKAYLYQDQFDQAADVLVDLIDSGEYELVEDYSTIFENDNENNEESVFEIQYSDIEGAGFGCLQCSEGNIAVGFNGVRNLSYADPEDRVFDSGFSFNVPTQETYDEFDDDDVRRDVAILDIDEHADEFDATFSVGFEHTGYYNRKYIAREGDLNTGDQNLTNPNNYRAIRYADVLLMAAEALNRSGRDDGQARDYLNQVRERAGLDNIESSGTPLRDAIYRERRLELVGEGHHFFDLVRTGRAAQEIDGFTSGKNELFPIPLEEIVLAGNRWEQNPGY
- a CDS encoding T9SS type A sorting domain-containing protein; translated protein: MKKITLLASLLATGLCFGQVLPIDFSVPEDEFTDAGSVFNIVPGPVDQDNPVGEIIGGGGQFDNVQLELAQFVDFSGDETVITFRFWNPVEADMPGLLQFAGSSDGSPAVEVPFTATQNGEWQEFSLDFANAGNAFPFCGGCPQEQEVNLDKYSRIVLFTDFNATTSNTYFIDDIAGGGDGGSVVPDPEPSEAAPAPTADSDNVISLFSDAYDDVPVNTFRAGFSQADFEQVEIATNPTLKYSSLTFVGIETLDDNAIDLEAAGMQFVNFDIWTPNMTSFAFKLVDFKGDGFDDGSNNTEATVTLTPVLNEWNSVSIPLSDFEEAGMDNFSDINQIIIAGDPSGSALVYVDNLFFSTQSTASNNDIAAAGFKVYPNPSSSEWNITSDNNDIQSIEVYSLLGNKVSSLDVETNVARIDNTGLAQGVYLAKVNTAAGSTTIKLIKK